TTCATGGAGCAGTGATCATAAAAGATTATGATGAACTTAAAAAAAGACTAATGGATAAAATTAACCAAATTAGCAATGATATTTTTTGTATTGAGTTTATAAAGCCAGAAGCATTTATAGAATAATAATTAACATCTATAAAGCTCTAAATAATTTGTTTTTTAGTCCTATAAATTTGAAAATTCCTTTAAAATGACTATATTTAATTATAGCAATTGCAGCTAAAACGTATCTAAAAAAATGGTGAGCGATTAGGTGAGTCAAAATCGAAAACCGCATAAAATACTATTTAAACGCTGATATTTGAACTGGGTTCGAATCCCAGCGGGATCACAGAGAATAGTATTAAAAACAATTAAAGCCTTGCAAATCAAATTATTGCAAGGCTTTTGTTTTTACGGGGTTTACCAAAATATGCATAAAATCGCATATAAAATGTCATTAGGCGATTTGTCTTTATCTTAAAAAAGCTCCCCTAATCTCTACTCCAAGTCTGGACATTTAACCCATGAAATTTTTGCCATCCTTAAAATTTTCACCTCATCCCATTTACACAGTTTTCCGGATACGCCCAAGTCCCTTATTAATTACATTCATTAACCGCTGTCTCAACCCCTCATCACCCTTATCCATCATGCTTATTAACAACTTCTTTTTCTTCAAATATTTTTTAGCATGCTTTTGATCAAACTTTAAAACCCAATCAATATTATCAATCAGGTCGCAATACTTAACAGTCTGCGCAGTAGCACTTATATTCACCAAACGTTCAGCTTCCCGGGCTTTTCGCTCCGGTTTACCCCAATCAGGATAAGCAGTAGCAGTAAAAACATCAGTAAGCTCTTTTACACAATTGGTTATCAAATCCGCATCTATAATTGTATAACCAATACTAATCAAAACTCTGCGGAGCTCTTCTTCACTAACATCAGTATCTTCCAGCAGATCATGGCAAAGGCCAATTTCATAACCAAAAGCAACAGCTGGTTTTGCCATTTCAGCTACGGCAATCAAGTGATCAAAATACGGTTTCTCCGTACGCCTGATCAGTTGCCCGCCGTGCTTAACCCCTACCCAGTCCGCTAATTTCTCAGCAGCTATCATTTGATCTTATCAAGTTTGAAATAACCTAAATGAATTTCGTCTTTTTCCTGCCCTGATGCCGGCGTAATCAAAATATGGTACTTGTCTTTAAATTCATCGGCCAGGATATCTTCTATTTTATAAATATCATCGACGTCTACCCCATATTTTTCATCAATATGTGAACCTGCTCCTTTAACCTTATTATTTTTAAAGAATACAGTTTTCTTGGCATCCTGAATCGCCTGTGTACGTTCATCATGAACACTCAATACCGTATAATGCTGCTCTTCTAATATATCAGGCTGATAACCACCCAGATTAATAAAGAAAAGCTTCTTAGAGGAAATTAAAGAAGCTTCAGTTTTTAAAACAACCTTAACCTGATAGCCGTCTACCATAGTTACTTCGCGCCAGCCATCTAAATGAATGCTCTGACCAGCCTCTGGCCAAAAAGAACGAATCGCTGGTACCAGCTCTTTTAAATTACAACCGATACCAAAAAAGAAATCGTGCTGCTCTACATTTCTTTTTGGTGCTTTAGAGCCTAATAAAATCATGAATAATTTAAGTTCTCCGGATATTTGTTCGTTCATTTTATGCTATTAATTGTTTAATAATTGCA
The sequence above is drawn from the Pedobacter cryoconitis genome and encodes:
- a CDS encoding DUF1543 domain-containing protein, producing the protein MNEQISGELKLFMILLGSKAPKRNVEQHDFFFGIGCNLKELVPAIRSFWPEAGQSIHLDGWREVTMVDGYQVKVVLKTEASLISSKKLFFINLGGYQPDILEEQHYTVLSVHDERTQAIQDAKKTVFFKNNKVKGAGSHIDEKYGVDVDDIYKIEDILADEFKDKYHILITPASGQEKDEIHLGYFKLDKIK